One Thermococcus sp. genomic window, GACGATATTGGGGCAGGAATCTGAGGGTTTTATTTCCTTCCCATCTTATTTCTCCGGTGAGCTCGATGGATGAAAAACTCAAAGCCTGCAAGAACTGCCGCTGGTTCGGTCCGATTGATTCCTACTTCCTCACCTACGGGATGTGCAGGAAACATATGAAGACCGTCCACATGAACTTCGTCTGCGATGATTGGGAGCCGCTATGGGGCTCAGGGGAGAAAGAACGAGAAGAGTAAGTGATACAACTCCAGCGATGGCAGGTACTACCGCTTATAGACCCTCACGTCCACGACGACATGCCAGACGCCGGGAGCGTAGCGCTTGATTACCAGCTCCTTCAGCTTCTCCGCCTCGTAGCCGTGCTCTCTAGCAACTTTCCTGAAGGTCGCGAAGGGTTCCTCAGGCATCAGCCTCTCGGGAACCGTGTTGTGGTAGTGTATTACCGCCTCGTCCTTCGCTATACTCAGGGCCTTGGGTATGAACTCGGCCGTTCTGACGACGTAACCCATCAGGATTCTGTCGGCGATGTTCTCCGCCGGGAAGTCCCTGTTGTCAATGTTGTAGGGCGTGACCAAGTCCTGGACGTTGTTGAGCCAGATGCTCTCCACGAGGAAGCGGAAGGTGTAGGGGTCCTTCTCGATGGCTATAACCCTGGCCTTTCTATGGACGGCCATCGGGAGGCTCAAATGCCCGATTCCCGCGAACATGTCAACGACGAGCTCACCCTGTTTGGCAACTTCGGCCATTCTCACGCGCTCCTTAACGTTCGCCGGAGAGAACATGATTTTGGCAACGTCCAGCTTGTACTTCACGCCGTTTTCAACGTGAACCGTTACCGTGTCATCGCCGTAGAGAACCTCGTAGTCCGGCCTTCTCGTCTCGCCGTGGATGTGCCCCTTTCTGAGGACAGTCTTTACCCCGAGAACCTCCGCGTAAACCTCTGCTATTCTGCGCTTGTAGGGTTCGAGCTCCTTCCTCAGAGGCAGAATCAAAACGTCTCCTATTTGAACCCAGTGTTTGGGGAGTAAGCTGACTAGCTCGGGCGGAAGCTCCCTCAAGAGTATCTCCCTGATGCGAGGTTTTATGACCTGCGTTCTCTTGGCCCTCATTTTTGTCCCTTCGTCAAAAAGCGATAGGAAAGCCTTAAAAACTTAAAGGAAGGATTTAAGATGAGAACCATCGGAGGTTGATGACGAAGATGGAGGAGGAGCCCCCGAATAGTGGGCTGTTTTCAAGGCTCTTTGGTAGAAAGGAGGAGGCACTTCTTGAGCAGAGGCTCAGTGAGGAAGCTTATGAGAACTATCGCAGGCTTTTGATGAGGGCAAGACCCGAGGTGAACGGGTCGAAGTTGACCCTACGCCTCGCCGATGGCGTTGTTGAACTAGACAAAGGCATCCTAAGAGTCAAAGGTAAAGATAAAAAGTCAGCCGAGAAGATTCTGAGGAACCTGCACCACTACGAACAGCCCCCGAGCATCTGGCCGGCCTACGGGCTGAGCTACTCGATTAAGAGGAAGAGACGCATGGTTCTCTAGCCAAACGGAAGCTTTAAATTCTTCCCTCTTTTAGTTTCCTCCGCGGATGACGACCCTTGCCCAGTCTGAACTGTGATGACGTCGGTATTAGCTGACGCAAGGGGCGGGGAGGTTCTACCTGTGAACCGCCCCTCTGGAGGGAAAGACCATGGGCAGTGAGGACAATGACGGATTCATCGAGTTCTACGCCAGTGAGGCCCTAACCTGCCCGAGGAGAATATACTTCAGGCTTAAAGGTTACCCTCAAAGGTGGCCCGAGAACGTGAAGGTAAGGCTCAACCAGGGGGTTAAAACCCACGAGGTCCTCGGGGATATTCTCAGGAAACGCTTCGGCTTCGAGCTTGAGAAACACTTGGTTCTGCGCTCAAGGAAGCTCGGCTTTGAAATCCACGGCAGGATTGATGCCTTTCGGGATTTTCCAATAGAGATTAAGGGCAAAACAAGCCTGCCAAAGGTTCCCTACGATTATCACATTGCCCAGCTCAACGTCTATTTGAGATGGGCCGAGGCCGAGTACGGATATCTCTACTATATCAAACTCCACAACGAGCCGACGAAAATAATAGGGAAGCTTGACATGTCCAACTTCCCTGTTATTAAAGGCCCGAACTTCAGAGCTTTTGAGGTTCCCTACGACGGCA contains:
- a CDS encoding class I SAM-dependent methyltransferase family protein; the encoded protein is MRAKRTQVIKPRIREILLRELPPELVSLLPKHWVQIGDVLILPLRKELEPYKRRIAEVYAEVLGVKTVLRKGHIHGETRRPDYEVLYGDDTVTVHVENGVKYKLDVAKIMFSPANVKERVRMAEVAKQGELVVDMFAGIGHLSLPMAVHRKARVIAIEKDPYTFRFLVESIWLNNVQDLVTPYNIDNRDFPAENIADRILMGYVVRTAEFIPKALSIAKDEAVIHYHNTVPERLMPEEPFATFRKVAREHGYEAEKLKELVIKRYAPGVWHVVVDVRVYKR
- the cas4 gene encoding CRISPR-associated protein Cas4, with product MGSEDNDGFIEFYASEALTCPRRIYFRLKGYPQRWPENVKVRLNQGVKTHEVLGDILRKRFGFELEKHLVLRSRKLGFEIHGRIDAFRDFPIEIKGKTSLPKVPYDYHIAQLNVYLRWAEAEYGYLYYIKLHNEPTKIIGKLDMSNFPVIKGPNFRAFEVPYDGKLFRETLKHFYSVKKAYENGKPPEGWKSYACKFCPYRYLCYPGEE